In Toxotes jaculatrix isolate fToxJac2 chromosome 20, fToxJac2.pri, whole genome shotgun sequence, the following proteins share a genomic window:
- the nfx1 gene encoding transcriptional repressor NF-X1 has translation MAEGSSDPPDLNPDGATHEKPHQQKSRRGRPRHNNDRNLSSTSYDHSQQHGHFYQGFNPPFSHNNPNYAENQHPPYQGEDGAKRRGRGRGRREGNRSVNGSVGGSSSWWQRPGNDYGPHTGSNRGVGGHHLGSHPMDGPDRPNWRREDVSGNYEQTNEDHNTWVKKPRNFSQEQRRGEQNKKGTHLKENNSSVEHRRSNDAKGETHPSEIREKAQRSRAGPDFQHDDHQRKHSEAKRRQGPIKPPKPPSQEEVGSEGGAAGQDYSDHSRSSQNLTSKPGGGSGQHTPLQARGGRRAHHQNRRHGQRTWDKIPESKETQTGCLIEQLSEEKYECMVCCDIIRLMAPVWSCQSCFHVFHLNCIKKWARSPASQADDSAEGWRCPACQNVALKHPTSYTCFCGKVTNPEWQRSEIPHSCGDLCGKKRSGVGCNHPCNILCHPGPCPQCPAFVTKSCICGRTSQPMRCGQATMLQCDKVCGALLNCAEHTCTQVCHSGACQPCQLQVQQVCYCGVTTREVLCGTDKEGFDGVGHFSCQKTCAKMLDCKAHQCQQECHRGPCQPCPRSPTLVKTCPCSQTPLAKLLELGYSERQSCSDPIPSCGKTCNKPLACGSSDTIHLCENLCHEGSCGPCSLTSTIRCRCGSKTKEVPCATIQKEDELVFTCEKRCNKKRSCGRHKCGELCCVTVEHKCPLICGYKLNCGLHRCQEPCHRGNCEPCWQSSFDELTCHCGLTVLYPPIPCGTKPPECKNLCTRRHECDHPVFHNCHSEEKCPPCTYLTQKWCMGKHEQRSNIPCHLQDISCGLTCNKPLSCEMHRCRRICHRGDCLAEGGCQQPCVLPRPDCGHPCSVPCHKGSSCPRTTCTAKVALQCDCGRRKETAICSEAASSYQRYAAIAMASKLSDMQLGDSMDIGPLLTKKELKQTRLECDQECATLERNRRLAEALQIDLSSDPFNVRSTSIYSDSLKEDARKDLKFVTEVEEEIRNLVDLVNKGKQPKRSHCFQPMNREHRKIIHELAEVNGVESVSYDNEPKRSVVITAHKGKSACPNSTLTSLIEREMIVRAPPPIAHIKQHSSKVASGSTWSKMVKEEPVIDYFDVQD, from the exons ATGGCGGAGGGCTCCTCAG acCCACCTGACCTCAATCCAGATGGGGCGACACATGAAAAGCCACATCAGCAAAAATCCAGAAGAGGCCGGCCCAGACACAACAATGACAGAAACCTGAGTAGTACAAGTTATGATCACTCTCAACAACATGGACACTTTTATCAGGGCTTTAATCCCCCATTTAGCCATAATAATCCAAATTATGCAGAGAATCAGCATCCTCCCTACCAAGGAGAGGATGGAGCCAAAAGGCGAGGCAGAGgtagagggaggagagaagggaatAGAAGTGTCAATGGAAGCGTTGGTGGCTCCAGCTCCTGGTGGCAAAGACCTGGAAATGACTATGGCCCACACACTGGAAGCAACAGAGGTGTGGGTGGTCACCACTTAGGTTCACATCCCATGGATGGACCTGATAGGCCAAACTGGCGAAGAGAAGATGTAAGTGGAAATTATGAACAAACCAATGAAGACCACAACACCTGGGTGAAAAAACCCAGGAACTTTAgccaggagcagaggaggggagagcaAAACAAGAAGGGCACTCACTTAAAGGAGAACAACTCTTCAGTAGAGCATCGGAGATCAAATGATGCCAAAGGTGAAACTCACCCTTCAGAAATCAGAGAGAAAGCTCAGAGGAGCAGGGCAGGTCCAGACTTTCAACATGATGATCATCAGAGGAAACACTCCGAGGCAAAGCGTCGACAAGGACCAATCAAACCGCCCAAACCACCATCTCAAGAGGAGGTGGGCTCAGAGGGGGGAGCCGCTGGCCAGGATTACTCGGACCACAGCAGATCATCTCAGAATCTAACCAGTAAACCTGGGGGAGGCTCGGgacaacacacacccctccAGGCCAGGGGAGGGAGACGAGCACACCATCAAAATCGCAGACATGGTCAGAGAACCTGGGACAAGATACCAGAGAGcaaggagacacagacag GGTGTCTAATTGAACAGCTTTCTGAAGAGAAGTATGAGTGCATGGTGTGCTGTGATATCATCCGGCTCATGGCCCCGGTGTGGAGCTGCCAGAGCTGCTTCCACGTCTTCCACCTGAACTGCATCAAGAAATGGGCTCGATCCCCGGCCTCTCAGGCAGACG atTCAGCTGAAGGCTGGCGTTGTCCAGCCTGTCAGAATGTTGCACTGAAACACCCAACTTCCTACACCTGCTTCTGTG GTAAAGTGACAAACCCGGAGTGGCAGCGCAGTGAGATCCCCCACAGCTGCGGTGACTtgtgtggaaagaaaagaagtggaGTGGGTTGCAACCACCCCTGTAACAT CTTATGTCACCCTGGACCTTGTCCACAATGTCCTGCCTTTGTAACAAAATCCTGCATATGTGGGAGGACCAG TCAGCCGATGCGCTGTGGTCAGGCGACAATGCTCCAGTGTGACAAAGTGTGTGGTGCTTTACTCAACTGTGCTGAACATACCTGCACACAGGTGTGCCACAGCGGGGCATGTCAGCCCTGCCAGCTGCAGGTTCAGCAGG TTTGCTACTGTGGAGTTACAACTCGTGAAGTCCTGTGTGGAACAGATAAAGAAGGATTTGATGGCGTGGGACATTTCTCCTGTCAAAAAACGTGTGCAAA GATGTTGGACTGCAAAGCCCACCAGTGTCAGCAGGAGTGCCACCGCGGTCCATGCCAGCCGTGCCCACGCTCCCCTACCCTGGTGAAGACTTGTCCCTGCAGTCAGACACCACTGGCCAAACTCCTGGAACTGGGTTACTCTGAGCGACAAAGCTGCTCTGATCCCATCCCTTCCTGTGGAAAGACGTGCAACAAACCCTTGGCCTGTGGCTCCAGTG ACACCATCCATCTGTGTGAGAATCTGTGCCACGAGGGCAGCTGTGGGCCCTGCTCGCTGACCTCTACTATCCGATGCAGATGTGGCTCCAAGACAAAG gaggTCCCGTGTGCAACAATCCAGAAAGAAG ATGAGCTCGTCTTCACCTGCGAGAAGCGCTGCAACAAGAAACGCTCCTGTGGCCGACACAAGTGCGGcgagctgtgctgtgtg ACTGTGGAGCACAAATGCCCCCTGATCTGTGGCTACAAGCTCAACTGTGGCCTTCACCGCTGCCAGGAGCCTTGTCACCGTGGAAACTGTGAACCCTGCTGGCAGTCCA GTTTTGATGAGCTGACGTGTCACTGTGGGCTCACGGTGCTGTACCCGCCCATCCCCTGTGGCACCAAGCCACCGGAGTGCAAAAACTTGTGTACCAGAAGACACGAGTGTGACCACCCAG TGTTTCACAACTGCCACAGTGAAGAGAAGTGTCCACCCTGCACATACCTCACTCAGAAGTGGTGCATGGGGAAGCACGAG CAACGCAGCAACATCCCATGTCATCTGCAAGACATTTCCTGCGGCCTGACATGTAATAAACCACTGTCATGTGAAATGCACCGCTGCAGACGGATTTGCCACCGGGGCGACTGCTTGGCAGAAGGCGGCTGCCAGCAGCCCTGCGTGCTGCCTCGTCCCGACTGCGGCCACCCATGCTCTGTCCCCTGTCATAAAGGCAGCAGCTGCCCACGCACCACCTGCACCGCCAAG GTAGCTCTACAGTGCGATTGTGGTCGAAGAAAGGAAACGGCCATCTGCTCAGAAGCAGCCAGTTCATATCAGAG GTATGCAGCCATCGCCATGGCCAGTAAACTGTCTGACATGCAGCTCGGCGACTCCATGGACATCGGCCCTCTCCTCACTAAGAAGGAGCTGAAACAAACCAG GCTTGAATGTGACCAAGAGTGTGCTACTTTGGAGAGAAACAGGCGCTTGGCTGAGGCGTTACAGATAGACTTGTCTTCCGACCCCTTCAACGTTCGCTCCACCTCTATCTACAGCGACAGCCTCAAAGAGGACGCCAG aaaagaTCTGAAGTTTGTCACAGAGGTAGAAGAGGAGATCAGGAATCTGGTTGACCTTGTGAATAAG GGAAAACAGCCAAAGAGGAGCCACTGTTTCCAGCCCATGAACAGAGAACACCGGAAGATCATCCACGAGCTGGCCGAGGTCAACGGCGTGGAGAGCGTGAGCTACGACAACGAGCCCAAACGCAGCGTGGTCATCACAGCCCACAA GGGGAAGTCGGCCTGTCCAAACTCAACCCTGACATCACTgatagagagggagatgatTGTGAGAGCCCCTCCTCCCATCGCTCATATCAAACAGCACAGTAGCAA GGTTGCCAGTGGAAGCACCTGGTCCAAAATGGTTAAAGAAGAACCTGTGATAGATTATTTTGATGTCCAGGACTAA